AAACTTAATAGTAGCCTTAACAATTTTTAGCTGCTTCATGTCTGGTTCGCAACTAAATAGCTCGATTTTTAGCCGTTCAAAATAAACTCCTCGAGCTGCTTTAAACTGATTCTGTTTTCATAGATGGCTTTTCCAATGATCGTTCCTTCACAGCCTAACTCGGCCAATTTGGGTAATTCGTCAAAGGCAGATATTCCTCCTGATGCGATCAAATGAATCTTATTTCCTTCTACCGGAATTGAAGTTTGCTTCAATATTTTTTTATACAAGCTGAACGAAGGTCCCGCTAACATTCCGTCTTTGCTAATGTCTGTACAAATAACAAATACAATACCTTTTTCTTGATAGTCTTTTATAAACGGAATCAATTCTTGTTTTGAATGCTCTTGCCAACCCGAAACGGCAATTTTTTCATTTAGTGCATCTGCCCCTAAAATAATTTTCTCCGCACCATAGGTTTCAATCCAGCTTAAAAACAGCTCTCTGTTTTTTACGGCAATACTCCCACCAGTGACTTGATCCGCTCCGCTATTAAAAGCAATTTGTAAATCCTTATCTGTTTTTAAACCTCCCCCAAAATCGATTTTCAGTGTGGTCTGAGAAGCTATTTGCTCCAATACTTTGTGGTTTACAATATGTTGATTTTTAGCACCATCTAAGTCCACCAAATGCAAGTATTCAATGCCATGAGCCTCGAACTCTTTAGCAACTTCTAAAGGACTCTCATTATATATTTTTTTAGTGGTATAGTCACCTTTTGAAAGTCGTACACATTTACCGTCAATAATATCTATAGCTGGGATTATTCTCATTGTATTAAAAGTATTACTTATTAACTAAAAGATTTTAAATCTTTAAACTTCTTGCTGGTCATCAGTTCATTTTTATAAACCTTACTAATTATTC
The sequence above is drawn from the Cellulophaga sp. Hel_I_12 genome and encodes:
- the hisA gene encoding 1-(5-phosphoribosyl)-5-[(5-phosphoribosylamino)methylideneamino]imidazole-4-carboxamide isomerase, yielding MRIIPAIDIIDGKCVRLSKGDYTTKKIYNESPLEVAKEFEAHGIEYLHLVDLDGAKNQHIVNHKVLEQIASQTTLKIDFGGGLKTDKDLQIAFNSGADQVTGGSIAVKNRELFLSWIETYGAEKIILGADALNEKIAVSGWQEHSKQELIPFIKDYQEKGIVFVICTDISKDGMLAGPSFSLYKKILKQTSIPVEGNKIHLIASGGISAFDELPKLAELGCEGTIIGKAIYENRISLKQLEEFILNG